The Vibrio bathopelagicus genomic sequence TGTGTCAAGACTAGCTTGATCAACAGCAACACCAGCACCCATCGTAGTAGAGATGCTTACTTTCTTCAGGAAAGTACCTTTCGCTGAAGAAGGCTTAGCTTTCTTAAGAGCAACTAGAAGTGCTTCTAGGTTCTCTTGAAGCTGGTTAGCTTCGAAAGTTGCTTTACCGATAGTAGTGTGGATGATGCCGTTTTTGTCGTTACGGTAACGAACCTGACCAGCTTTAGCATTTTTAACTGCTTCAGCAACGTTAGGAGTTACAGTACCAACTTTAGGGTTTGGCATTAGACCGCGTGGACCTAGGATTGTACCTAGTTGACCAACAACGCGCATTGCATCTGGAGAAGCAACAACAACGTCAAAGTCCATTACGCCTTTTTTCACTTGCTCAGCAAGCTCTTCCATACCAACGATATCTGCGCCAGCTTCTTTAGCTGCTTCTGCGTTTGCACCTTGAGTGAACACAGCAACGCGGATTTCACGGCCAGTACCGTGAGGTAGCACAGTTGCGCCACGTACGTTTTGGTCAGATTTACGAGCATCGATGCCTAGGTTAACAGCAACATCTACAGACTCAACGAATTTAGCAGTTGCTAGTTCTTTAAGAAGAGCAATAGCTTCGTTGATTTCGTATTCTTTAGTTACTTCAACTTTGTCGCGGATTACGCGCATACGCTTAGTAAGTTTTGCCATGATCTTATCCCTCTACCACTAGGCCCATTGAACGAGCAGTACCAGCAATAGAACGCTTCATTGCTTCGATGTCAGCACCAGTCATATCAGCAGCTTTAGTTTCTGCGATTTCCTGT encodes the following:
- the rplA gene encoding 50S ribosomal protein L1; this translates as MAKLTKRMRVIRDKVEVTKEYEINEAIALLKELATAKFVESVDVAVNLGIDARKSDQNVRGATVLPHGTGREIRVAVFTQGANAEAAKEAGADIVGMEELAEQVKKGVMDFDVVVASPDAMRVVGQLGTILGPRGLMPNPKVGTVTPNVAEAVKNAKAGQVRYRNDKNGIIHTTIGKATFEANQLQENLEALLVALKKAKPSSAKGTFLKKVSISTTMGAGVAVDQASLDTQAN